The proteins below come from a single Crossiella sp. CA-258035 genomic window:
- a CDS encoding VanW family protein, with protein sequence MPEEEQRPGPRSEQTTVLSAPQPVDEPTAEDGTPANGLDPHTEQLAAGADQHTRPMTTPEPTAAEPEAETPSADPAPRSDAEPAEQSGPAPQSAPEPPAAETAAEAPNRGKNPPPPNPPVQPEPLTRGLFAPIRPAEASQSYPSAAELTSPRGLPPQQLGAPVPPRGTEAQGPGTPPRGVERQGQGFPAQGQGAPARGADGQGARPRGFEGQGQTRGPETHTPGMPSRDPEAQGPATPPRGQEARGPGMASRGLETQGPGTPPRGFEAQGAGTPPRGQEAHAPGTPPRGFPGDAPGTPPRGFPRQGPGTPPRGFPNQGTPPRGFPSQPGTPPPGFDALNQGTGTPPRGFDKPAQGTPPRGFDNPAQGPGTPPRGQVRPQARGVDAPTQAIPGRSAEQPTRQIEQPTQSIPRPLGAGRQPDPEVDTVRIPKIGAATSFLPTPVREEEATVVAALPPTPPGEAGDGFSDGADDERKSKRKRRTIMGVAAAFGVFGLLYGVDLLLSQGNVPRGVAVAGVDVGGLDRAAAEAKLRQQIEPRLTKPVTVRAGDVEASVNTQEAGLTLDWPATLDQAGAQPLNPLTRLSSFFGTRDVGVVTRADGPKLTSAMEGLRGKTDREPVEGTVRFQGAKPVAVDPKAGQKLDIEKASAAMVADWADGKVVELPVSASQVKSTPDSVRKALEEIAKPAVSGPVVVQGEGKNANLTPAAIASALKFEVDEGGNLTPKLDSAKVAEAAKPQLASTEKPGKDATFVIEGGKPVVKESVDGRGVDWEKTLTGLPEVLRRTDNRTIKAEYGEQPAKLTTEQANQLGVKEMISRFETKGFAADSGQNIRRAAEQINGAVVKPGETFSLNARTGPRNEATGYVEAGILEHGLPGRGVGGGVSQMATTLYNAAYYAGMVDVEHKEHSNYISRYPAGREATVFQGPSGQSLIDVKFKNDTKTGIYIQTIWTNGSIAVQLWGTKTYEVQGQEGQRTNVTQPATRHVTDKPDCKPSGGLEGFTITDTRTIKDLASGKTRTERRTVTYKAQDKIVCGPPTP encoded by the coding sequence GTGCCGGAGGAAGAGCAGCGGCCCGGCCCGCGGTCAGAGCAGACGACGGTGTTGTCCGCCCCGCAGCCGGTAGACGAGCCCACGGCCGAGGACGGGACGCCCGCCAACGGGCTGGACCCGCACACCGAGCAACTCGCCGCGGGCGCTGACCAGCACACCCGCCCGATGACGACACCGGAGCCGACGGCCGCCGAGCCCGAGGCCGAGACGCCGAGTGCCGACCCCGCGCCGCGCAGTGACGCCGAGCCGGCGGAGCAGTCCGGCCCGGCCCCGCAGAGCGCGCCGGAGCCGCCCGCGGCCGAGACCGCGGCGGAGGCCCCGAACCGGGGCAAGAACCCGCCGCCGCCCAACCCGCCGGTGCAGCCCGAGCCGCTCACCAGGGGCCTGTTCGCGCCGATCCGGCCCGCCGAGGCGAGCCAGTCGTACCCGTCGGCCGCGGAGCTGACCTCGCCGAGGGGCCTGCCGCCGCAGCAGTTGGGCGCACCGGTCCCACCGCGTGGCACCGAGGCGCAGGGCCCGGGGACGCCGCCGCGAGGCGTGGAGCGCCAGGGGCAGGGCTTCCCGGCTCAGGGCCAGGGTGCCCCGGCCCGGGGTGCTGACGGCCAGGGCGCCCGGCCGCGCGGCTTCGAGGGCCAGGGACAGACCCGGGGTCCGGAGACACACACGCCGGGCATGCCGTCCCGCGATCCGGAAGCGCAGGGACCGGCCACGCCGCCCCGTGGCCAGGAGGCGCGGGGACCGGGCATGGCGTCCCGTGGCTTGGAGACGCAGGGGCCTGGCACGCCGCCGCGCGGTTTCGAGGCACAGGGAGCGGGCACACCGCCCCGAGGCCAGGAAGCGCACGCACCTGGCACGCCGCCCCGCGGTTTCCCCGGCGACGCCCCCGGCACCCCGCCGCGCGGCTTCCCGCGCCAGGGACCCGGCACGCCGCCCCGCGGCTTCCCGAACCAGGGCACCCCGCCCCGTGGTTTCCCGAGTCAGCCCGGCACCCCGCCGCCCGGGTTCGACGCGCTGAACCAGGGCACCGGCACGCCGCCGCGCGGTTTCGACAAGCCCGCCCAGGGCACGCCGCCGCGTGGCTTCGACAACCCGGCCCAGGGGCCTGGCACCCCGCCCCGGGGACAGGTCCGGCCGCAGGCGCGGGGGGTTGACGCGCCGACGCAGGCCATTCCCGGGCGGTCCGCCGAGCAGCCGACGCGGCAGATCGAGCAGCCGACGCAGTCCATCCCCCGGCCGCTGGGCGCGGGGCGGCAGCCCGATCCGGAAGTCGACACGGTGCGGATTCCCAAGATCGGGGCCGCCACCTCCTTCCTGCCGACGCCGGTGCGGGAGGAGGAGGCGACCGTGGTCGCCGCGTTGCCACCTACGCCGCCTGGCGAGGCCGGGGACGGGTTCTCCGACGGGGCCGACGACGAGCGCAAGAGCAAGCGCAAGCGGCGGACGATCATGGGTGTGGCGGCCGCGTTCGGGGTGTTCGGGCTGCTCTACGGGGTTGACCTGCTGTTGTCCCAGGGCAATGTGCCGCGTGGGGTGGCCGTGGCCGGGGTGGACGTCGGTGGACTGGACCGGGCGGCGGCCGAGGCCAAGCTGCGGCAGCAGATCGAGCCGCGGCTGACCAAGCCGGTGACCGTGCGGGCCGGCGATGTCGAGGCCAGCGTCAACACGCAGGAAGCCGGGCTGACCCTGGACTGGCCGGCCACCCTGGACCAGGCGGGCGCGCAGCCGCTCAACCCGCTCACCCGCCTGTCCTCCTTCTTCGGCACCCGGGACGTCGGCGTGGTCACCCGCGCCGACGGGCCCAAGCTGACCTCCGCCATGGAGGGCCTGCGCGGCAAGACCGACCGGGAGCCGGTCGAGGGCACGGTGCGCTTCCAGGGCGCCAAGCCGGTGGCAGTGGACCCGAAGGCCGGGCAGAAGCTGGACATCGAGAAGGCCAGCGCGGCCATGGTCGCCGACTGGGCCGACGGCAAGGTGGTCGAGCTGCCGGTCAGCGCCAGCCAGGTCAAGAGCACGCCGGACTCGGTGCGCAAGGCGCTGGAGGAGATCGCCAAGCCCGCGGTCTCCGGGCCCGTGGTGGTGCAGGGCGAGGGCAAGAACGCCAACCTCACCCCGGCCGCGATCGCCAGCGCGCTGAAGTTCGAGGTCGACGAGGGCGGCAACCTGACGCCCAAGCTGGACAGCGCCAAGGTGGCCGAGGCCGCCAAGCCGCAGCTGGCCTCCACCGAGAAGCCGGGCAAGGACGCCACCTTCGTCATCGAGGGCGGCAAGCCGGTGGTCAAGGAGTCCGTGGACGGCCGGGGCGTGGACTGGGAGAAGACCCTCACCGGGCTGCCAGAAGTGTTGCGCCGCACGGACAACCGCACCATCAAGGCCGAGTACGGCGAGCAGCCGGCCAAGCTGACCACCGAGCAGGCCAACCAGCTGGGCGTCAAGGAGATGATCAGCCGGTTCGAGACCAAGGGCTTCGCCGCCGACTCCGGGCAGAACATCCGCCGGGCCGCCGAGCAGATCAACGGCGCGGTGGTCAAGCCGGGCGAGACCTTCAGCCTCAACGCCCGCACCGGCCCGCGCAACGAGGCCACCGGCTACGTCGAGGCCGGCATCCTCGAGCACGGCCTGCCCGGCCGCGGCGTCGGCGGCGGGGTGTCCCAGATGGCCACCACGCTCTACAACGCCGCCTACTACGCGGGCATGGTCGACGTGGAGCACAAGGAGCACAGCAACTACATCAGCCGCTACCCGGCCGGCCGGGAGGCCACGGTCTTCCAGGGCCCCAGCGGTCAGAGCCTGATCGACGTGAAGTTCAAGAACGACACGAAGACCGGCATCTACATCCAGACCATCTGGACCAACGGCTCGATCGCCGTGCAGCTGTGGGGCACCAAGACCTACGAGGTGCAGGGCCAGGAAGGCCAGCGCACCAACGTCACCCAGCCCGCCACCCGGCACGTCACCGACAAGCCGGACTGCAAGCCCAGCGGCGGCCTCGAGGGCTTCACCATCACCGACACCCGCACGATAAAGGATCTGGCCAGTGGCAAGACCCGCACCGAGCGGCGCACGGTGACCTACAAGGCCCAGGACAAGATCGTCTGCGGGCCGCCGACGCCCTGA
- a CDS encoding co-chaperone GroES: protein MPDAKLQIQMLHDRVMVRIAQEGGERRSSGGIVIPATAQMAKRLVWGEVFGVGNHVRTVKVGDRVLFNPEEQFEVEVQGQAYLVMRERDLHAVASEQAEHGTGLYL from the coding sequence GTGCCCGATGCCAAGCTCCAGATCCAGATGCTGCACGACCGCGTGATGGTGCGGATCGCGCAGGAGGGCGGGGAGCGACGCAGCAGTGGTGGGATCGTGATCCCGGCCACTGCCCAGATGGCCAAACGGCTGGTATGGGGCGAGGTTTTCGGGGTGGGGAACCACGTACGTACTGTCAAGGTGGGTGACAGGGTGCTCTTCAACCCCGAGGAGCAGTTCGAGGTCGAGGTACAGGGCCAGGCTTACCTGGTGATGCGCGAGCGGGATCTGCACGCCGTCGCCAGCGAGCAAGCCGAGCACGGCACGGGTTTGTACCTGTGA
- a CDS encoding NHL domain-containing thioredoxin family protein, producing MTTAKRRARVRAPELTGRSWLNTGGRQIRLADLRGKITLLDFWTFCCINCLHVLDELRPLEAEFADVLVTIGVHSPKFAHEADPAALAAAVERYEVHHPVLDDPELVTWQAYAVKAWPTLVLVDPEGYVVHVAAGEGHAEALRRVLAELVAEHTAKGTLHRGDGPYVPPVVAETALRFPAKAIVTPERTLLVADSARHSLAELAADGETLLRRIGSGIRGRADGAAAEASFSEPAGLSLLPPEVAERVGYDVVVADTVNHLLRGVRLSDGFVTTVAGTGEQWRDGGTDGPATEIELTSPWDVEWWAPAGGVVVALAGNHTIGLFDPVAGTVSRFAGTTVEGLRDGEAAQAFFAQTSGLAADPVRERLWLADSETSALRYLAYEDGVLAVRTVIGTGLFDFGHRDGPAAQALLQHPLGVAVLPDGSIGVADTYNGALRRYHPESGEVSTIATDLAEPSGVVVLDDAVVVVSSAAHRLERPVPPGVAAKLVSGAAQQVRRPPSELAAGAVELAVVFVPPPGQKLDERYGPSTRLEVTASPPELLVEGAGVGTDLVRRLVIAADVPSGVLHVVAQAASCDEGVEHPACRLTRQDWGVPVVVQPGAPIRLPLVMGGMDEPGV from the coding sequence GTGACCACTGCGAAGCGTCGTGCCCGCGTCCGCGCCCCCGAGCTGACCGGCCGTAGCTGGCTGAACACCGGCGGCAGGCAGATCCGGCTCGCGGACCTGCGCGGCAAGATCACGCTGCTGGACTTCTGGACCTTCTGCTGCATCAACTGCCTGCACGTGCTGGACGAGCTGCGGCCGCTGGAGGCGGAGTTCGCCGACGTGCTGGTCACCATCGGGGTGCACTCGCCGAAGTTCGCGCACGAGGCGGATCCGGCGGCGCTGGCCGCGGCGGTGGAGCGGTACGAGGTGCACCACCCGGTGCTGGACGATCCGGAGCTGGTGACCTGGCAGGCGTACGCGGTCAAGGCGTGGCCGACGCTGGTGCTGGTGGACCCCGAGGGTTACGTGGTGCACGTGGCCGCGGGGGAGGGGCACGCCGAGGCGCTGCGGCGGGTGCTGGCCGAGCTGGTCGCCGAGCACACGGCCAAGGGCACGCTGCACCGGGGAGACGGTCCGTACGTGCCGCCGGTGGTCGCGGAGACGGCGCTTCGGTTCCCCGCCAAGGCGATCGTGACGCCGGAGCGGACCTTGCTGGTGGCGGACTCGGCGCGGCACTCGCTGGCGGAGCTGGCCGCGGATGGCGAGACCTTGTTGCGGCGCATCGGTTCCGGGATTCGGGGGCGAGCCGACGGGGCGGCGGCGGAGGCGAGCTTTTCTGAGCCTGCCGGGCTTTCGCTGTTGCCGCCGGAGGTGGCGGAGCGGGTCGGGTACGACGTCGTGGTGGCGGACACGGTCAACCACCTGTTGCGCGGGGTGCGGCTGAGCGACGGGTTCGTGACCACGGTGGCCGGTACCGGCGAGCAGTGGCGGGACGGCGGAACCGACGGGCCCGCAACGGAAATCGAGCTCACCAGTCCGTGGGACGTCGAATGGTGGGCGCCCGCTGGTGGCGTGGTGGTCGCGCTGGCCGGGAATCACACGATCGGGTTGTTCGATCCGGTGGCGGGCACGGTGTCGCGGTTCGCCGGGACCACGGTGGAGGGGCTGCGGGACGGCGAGGCCGCGCAGGCGTTCTTCGCGCAGACCTCTGGCCTGGCCGCGGATCCGGTGCGGGAACGGTTGTGGCTGGCCGATTCCGAGACCTCGGCGCTGCGCTACCTGGCCTATGAGGACGGGGTGCTGGCCGTGCGCACCGTGATCGGCACCGGGTTGTTCGACTTCGGGCACCGGGACGGTCCGGCGGCCCAGGCCCTGTTGCAGCACCCGCTCGGTGTGGCCGTGCTGCCCGACGGCAGCATCGGCGTGGCCGACACCTACAACGGCGCGCTGCGGCGCTACCACCCGGAGTCCGGCGAGGTCAGCACCATCGCCACCGACCTGGCCGAGCCCTCGGGCGTGGTGGTGCTCGACGATGCGGTGGTCGTGGTGTCCTCGGCCGCGCACCGGCTGGAGCGGCCGGTGCCGCCTGGGGTGGCGGCGAAGCTGGTCTCCGGTGCGGCGCAACAGGTTCGGCGGCCGCCGAGTGAGCTGGCCGCGGGTGCGGTGGAGCTGGCGGTGGTGTTCGTGCCGCCGCCGGGGCAGAAGCTGGACGAGCGGTACGGGCCGTCCACCCGGCTGGAGGTGACCGCCTCGCCGCCCGAGCTGCTGGTGGAGGGCGCGGGGGTCGGCACGGACCTGGTGCGCCGGTTGGTGATCGCCGCCGACGTGCCCTCGGGTGTACTCCACGTGGTCGCCCAGGCAGCCAGCTGTGACGAGGGTGTCGAGCACCCCGCCTGCCGCCTGACCAGGCAGGACTGGGGAGTTCCCGTTGTGGTCCAACCGGGTGCGCCCATCCGGCTGCCACTCGTTATGGGCGGAATGGACGAACCCGGGGTGTGA
- a CDS encoding class I SAM-dependent methyltransferase, with the protein MLNNYDADTAAAYRRAREIPRDGLTHWRAAIERHLGPTADSVLLDLGAGTGMFATALADWFGARVLAVEPSADMRAHIPAHPLLDVRAGDALAIPAEPGSLDGAWLSTVIHHVPDRVAAGHELRRVLRPGAPVLIRGIFRERPMELNVLRFFPEGIRALAAFPTVEEVCAELGAAGFERVGLESVPQTSAPDLGTVLGRVHQKGDTLLRGLTAEEYAEGLARLRAAVAAGASGPVVDRLDLLVLR; encoded by the coding sequence GTGCTCAACAACTACGACGCCGACACCGCGGCCGCCTACCGCCGGGCCAGGGAGATCCCCAGGGACGGGCTGACCCACTGGCGGGCGGCCATCGAGCGGCACCTCGGGCCGACCGCGGACTCGGTGCTGCTCGACCTCGGCGCGGGCACCGGGATGTTCGCCACCGCGCTGGCCGACTGGTTCGGCGCGCGGGTGCTCGCGGTCGAGCCGTCGGCGGACATGCGGGCGCACATCCCGGCGCATCCGCTGCTGGACGTGCGCGCGGGGGACGCGCTGGCCATCCCGGCGGAGCCCGGCTCGCTGGACGGGGCCTGGCTGTCCACGGTGATCCACCACGTGCCGGACCGGGTGGCCGCCGGGCACGAGCTGCGGCGGGTGCTGCGGCCGGGCGCGCCGGTGCTGATCAGGGGGATCTTCCGGGAGCGGCCAATGGAGCTGAACGTGCTCCGCTTCTTCCCGGAGGGCATCAGGGCGCTGGCCGCGTTCCCCACCGTCGAGGAGGTCTGCGCGGAGCTGGGGGCGGCCGGGTTCGAGCGGGTCGGCCTGGAGTCCGTCCCCCAGACAAGTGCACCCGATCTGGGGACAGTGCTGGGCCGGGTTCACCAGAAAGGGGACACCTTGCTGCGCGGGCTCACTGCCGAGGAATATGCCGAGGGCTTGGCGCGGCTGCGCGCCGCGGTCGCGGCTGGGGCCAGCGGGCCGGTGGTTGACCGGCTTGACCTGCTGGTTCTCCGTTAG
- a CDS encoding ATP-binding protein: protein MDPVRNPFAPGAGQRPPELAGRDREVGAFEVVLERIARGRPERSLVLTGLRGVGKTVLLGELRSMAIRRGWGAGKIEARPDSGLRRPLSAALHRAVRDLAVRHRAPDRVEHVLGVLKAFALRATPEGAKLRDRWQPGIDVPTVTGRADSGDIEIDLVELFTDVAELAADVGTGVALLIDEMQDVPPEDVSALCAACHELSQSGAPLVVVGAGLPHLPAVLSASKSYSERLFRYVKIDRLDRAEHDRAVTAPIEREEAGIAPAALAALFEASGGYPYFVQAYAKAAWDAAPGDPITAEDVAVAEPEAAGELAVGFFGSRYERATPAEREYLHGMAVLSAGRDEPVGTAHLAEQLGRKPSSLSPARDSLIKKGLVYSAERGRIAFTVPHFGRFLLTAGD from the coding sequence GTGGACCCGGTGCGCAATCCCTTCGCCCCAGGGGCAGGCCAGCGGCCGCCCGAGCTCGCCGGACGGGACCGGGAGGTCGGCGCGTTCGAGGTGGTGCTCGAACGCATCGCCCGCGGCCGCCCGGAACGCAGCCTGGTGCTCACCGGGCTGCGCGGGGTGGGCAAGACCGTGCTGCTCGGCGAGCTGCGCTCGATGGCCATCCGGCGCGGCTGGGGCGCGGGCAAGATCGAGGCCCGGCCGGACTCCGGCCTGCGCCGCCCGCTCTCGGCCGCGCTGCACCGGGCGGTGCGCGACCTCGCGGTCCGGCACCGGGCGCCGGACCGGGTGGAGCACGTGCTCGGTGTGCTCAAGGCGTTCGCGCTGCGGGCCACCCCGGAGGGCGCGAAGCTGCGGGACCGCTGGCAGCCCGGCATCGACGTGCCGACGGTCACCGGCCGGGCCGACTCCGGCGACATCGAGATCGACCTGGTGGAGCTGTTCACCGACGTGGCCGAGCTGGCCGCGGACGTGGGCACCGGGGTCGCGCTGCTCATCGACGAGATGCAGGACGTGCCGCCGGAGGACGTCTCGGCGCTGTGCGCGGCCTGCCACGAGCTGTCCCAGTCCGGCGCGCCGCTGGTGGTGGTCGGCGCGGGGCTGCCGCACCTGCCCGCGGTGCTCTCGGCCAGCAAGTCCTACTCCGAGCGGCTGTTCCGCTACGTCAAGATCGACCGGCTGGACCGGGCCGAGCACGACCGCGCGGTGACCGCGCCGATCGAGCGTGAGGAGGCGGGCATCGCCCCGGCGGCGCTGGCCGCGTTGTTCGAGGCCAGCGGCGGCTACCCGTACTTCGTGCAGGCATACGCCAAGGCCGCCTGGGACGCCGCGCCCGGCGATCCGATCACCGCCGAGGACGTCGCGGTGGCCGAACCGGAGGCCGCGGGCGAGCTGGCGGTGGGCTTCTTCGGCTCCCGGTACGAGCGGGCCACCCCGGCCGAGCGGGAGTACCTGCACGGCATGGCGGTGCTCAGCGCGGGCCGGGACGAGCCGGTCGGCACCGCGCACCTGGCCGAGCAGCTCGGCCGCAAGCCGTCCTCGCTGTCCCCCGCGCGTGACTCACTGATCAAGAAGGGCCTGGTCTACTCCGCCGAACGGGGCCGGATCGCCTTCACCGTGCCGCACTTCGGCCGCTTCCTGCTGACCGCCGGTGACTAG